From the Cololabis saira isolate AMF1-May2022 chromosome 13, fColSai1.1, whole genome shotgun sequence genome, the window ACTGTGGATAGTTCAATGTCGACTGTTCTGTTTATGGTTAGACGTGTCAGTCTCAGTGTTGTGATCGAATCCCCAAACTTTGAGTCCGATTCAAGTCTCTAGGACCCAGTGTTCAACTTTAAGGCAAAACcaagtcattaaaaaaaataaatcagtcgAGTCCAATCCAAGTCCGATTACAAATttgtgcagtttttaaatgtcctttttaagcattattattcttttacatcaaaaagtaatgtttttgtccccccaaAAAGTGTTGTCAATACAATTTGCATTAATTTACAAATTAACAGTTTAACTGAAAGAACACCTGTGCCATTTTTATGTCTGCTTGTGCCTACTGACAAACTGCCTCTGCTGAGATGGTGGAGTTAGATTCACATTAATATTAACAGGCTGGAGCTCTGCATGCTAGCAGCAGGACAGCCACCTGTCAAAGAAGACAATAAAAGTGAGTTTTAGCTCTTGTTCGTGGGTAAACAAGCTCCTCACTCAGCCATAGAAAACTTTTTCTTGACCACTCTGCTATAAACTGAGCAAAACTATTTTTGTTTCACTTACTTCTGTGGTTGACCTCTAACCAGATGAAGTTGGACGTTGTCCCCATCATCTCCTCAATTAGTTCTTTTGCTGATGTGACTCTTagcagggatttttttttttaccactacatggaaaaataagtaaaaggaGAGAGGACAATCCTGTAATCTTACAAAAGTCCTTAAAATTAGTGCTTGCCTCTAAGTCCTGGACTCAAGTTCAACAAGCCTGACTCATGTCTCTGATGACACAATGTAAGATTGAAATATCTTTGTTTTGTGACTGTGTGTGAGCTCTGTGAAACCAACTAAAGAAAATTGTGGTATAATTTACCATACGCCAGACTAAACAGTTTTCATGTCACCAGTTTAACTATTAATTTGCTGAAAATGTGTACTTACCTAAAACTTAAAGATATATTTGCCCATGtctctttcccatttttaggCATTATACCTGATTGCAACGAATGGGACACCTGAGCTTCAGAATCCAGAGAAATTGTCTCCAGTTTTTAGAGATTTCTTGAACCGCTGCCTGGAAATGGATGTAGAGAAACGAGGAGGTGGCAAAGAGCTCCTGCAGGTAAAACCTTCACCTAGGGTTTTTCTTATTCAAATTAATTCTCCTCttgcttcaaacaaaatctGCTCATTTATTTTCCGATTTGCTCTCATTCTCCTACTGTTGTTGATCTTTGTCCTGTTGTCCAGCATCCGTTCCTGAAGCTGGCGAAGCCGCTCTCCAGTCTCACACCTCTCATCCTGGCAGCCAAGGAGGCCATGAAGGGCAATCGCTAGCTGATGCAACCAGCCCCCCTGCCTTCCCATGCTGTGCACAGACAAGTGCCAACCATATACATTACGTGCCAGACAATAGGCTGAGAGTGACTTGCCTCTCCTGATGCATCAGCCTTATAAGCCCTCACAAACCTCACTGTGAAGAAGACCAAAAATCGAGAGCACAACCCCACCGCTGTCCATATGAACTCTACTTTCTGTCTCATGTCAGAAGACAAGTCAAACTAAAGTGCTTAGTTTTAGAGTCAGGCATAGTTAATTTTGTACATCGAATCTCCTAGTGACACATTAGGGGCTAGGCTTGTATTTAACTTGGAATGAAGAAGATGCCTAGTTCTgtttagtgtttgtttgtttttgttttgttgttttgttttttaaatcaactGCCTTAAACAAATGCAAGATGTTGCCTAATGTATTGTTGATTATGTCACTGTCTCTTTTCCCAGGATTTTTACTACATTTGTAATTGACCTTTTCAACTCGTCAGTGTCTTAGTTATTTTGATACTTGAATTTCATGTTTGTCCCCCTCTTGGTATATGATGTGGTTCATTCAATGAACACGTTATTTCCATATTGACTCATATTTTAGGGACATGTTTTCTTTCAGACTTTTATAGGAAACATTTCAGTGCATTAATCATCATGTAAGTGTGGTGCGTTGTGTTGTTTTATAAATGTCAAACCTGACAGATCTACTGTACAACTTCTTCCCCTGTGACATTAGTATCCCGATACCAGAGGCGCACCTTACAGGCAATTAAAATATTAGATTGACAGGGTTTATATTTTCTTCTCTGTTGGTATTAAAATGAGTATTGTATGTCAAGCTCTGCCCTTTGTATTCTTCCAGAAAAGTTTTCCATGTATATATTGTTAATtagtctgaaaaaaaaaatgagcagATCATAAAACTTTTTCTCCTCTGGCCAACTAACAGTTTTGTCTACACTTTCAAATAAATGAAACTGATTTTGCTTTTATGATTTAGTGTGCTCAAGGATCACGTTTCCTTTTTGAAATCCCAGGGAGATGAatccagttaaaaaaaaaatatatatatatatatatatatatatatatatataatttatataatatgtatatatatatttataaattctTTGTTTAGTGACGTCGTAGCGcgcctttattttgaagggtCTTCCCGGAAACACGTCTGTTTTAGGTTCTAACTCTGCCAACATTTGCTTAAAGCTGCTGGTACAATCTGAGACGCGTGATATTTTCCATCGCCTCCGAGTGAGATGGCAGTTAACTTGAAAGACAAAGACGCCTACCAAAGACTGAACTATCTTTACCAGGTTGGATGTACTTTGAAAACTGCCCATCGTCCGCCGTCACATGGCCAACATACTAGCTGTGTTGCTAAGCTGGTAGCATCATGAACGTTTTCACTTCTCTTACAGGCTGCACATTGTGTTTTATCACAAAATCCAAACAACGTAGAGCTGGCTCGTTTTTACTGCTTCACACAGAAGACTATAGCAAGACGTTTGGTCCTCAGACAGTAAGTCAAGTATACAGAAGAGGATGGTGTGATGTTTCTGTTAGCCTTTTATTTGGAAGGAAACATTGAATCGCCTATTACGTCACCTGCATGGTCTTGTGGTTGCGTTTGGTTTTGTACAATCTGTGGGAATGGTGTATggaacacctttttttttttttaataaatacttcaattagtaaatattaaataaacataacaatgaaataaatacaaaattaatttataaaatatttatttttttaaatgacatttttatttcatgataAATGATTTCATATTCgtatatttatttcatattgggatatttatttgtttcatgaaacttttatttcataatgggagatttatttcatgacacttttattttgtaatgccaCGTTTacgttttacatttcatgacactttttTTGCACTGCCACTTCATTTCATATTCTTGTATTTAAATGAAGGGATGTGGTTTTATATGTGGGTTTGGCCAGACGTGAACTTCAGCGGATCCTCATGAGGTATCCTCTACCAAATCAGAGACTGGGATTCGGAGGCCAACTCTCACTGATTTACAGTGAGAAAATATCTTAAATTAAAATTTGCATAATTATTAGATGGCTTTATTACATCATTGAGATacgttaaaaaaaactaaaggttCAGCTTACTccttaaaagtacaaaattgtaaaatattttCTTAAAGTAGTTAAACTATTGAGGTGAGATCGACCACACAAGCAACTGTTAAAtaaactgtataaataaaagagacttcaaaaatgtaaacataAAGCTGCCAAATACCCATTATCCACAAGTAGAAAAGTATGAAAATAGTTTAAAGTACTAAAGATGTGGCTGATGTGAAGTCCTAAGCATAATCATCTCTGAATATGATTCAAATGCTCCCCAACTGGGCAAGAAAATACCAAAAACTTGTCTCTGGAGCTTTATGGATGGGTTGATTCTGGGTGGAGCAGATGGATGTGGTGGAAAACTAACAGAAACAAGTTACCACTTCACATCAGAGTGCTTCTGGTTACATGACTGAACTTTAGATCGTAAACAACTAAAGTGAATCCTTCAACATTTGGGGCCTGATGTGGCATCATTTGCAAAGCatacaagtgtttttttttttcttttatattaaaattaaaaaaaaactgctgccGTAAGACGAAACTGAATTAGAGCATTGTATTTGTTCAATAGTCACATTTATCCACAGTAACATTTGAATTTGAACTGTGCACGCACTGAACCAGAGCTGATGGCCACAGATTGGCCAGAGAAGTCGACAGTATATAGAGTCAGACTAACATGTTACTTTCATTTTATCCTAGAGACCCATCCGTGAAGAGAACACTGTGCAAGAAGTGTTGCTCGCTGCTCATTCCCGGTGTAACTGCTACGACAAGACAACGCAGTGAGTAACTGATTGAGTCCTAAATACTGAATCCAACCTACAGCTAAGAGTCTTGGAGTCATTCAGCTTATGTTTGTACGAGTTTCAGAACTAGATAGTAATAGATTCCTCTTGACTTGCTCTCATCAGGAAAAAACCGCAAGACTCGCTTCACAGTGCTGAGGTGTCTCAGCTGTAGCCAGAGAAAGACCTTACTGAATAATCCCGATTACTGTTTATGGGCCGAGCAACCCGAGGCGCAGCTggagcagcagaagcagcagaagCAACCAGGTGGGTTTGTGACCTTCTCAAGAAACACGTCTTTGTGCAGGAATTATTACGGCTCAGTTGTAGGAAAAACAAGAATGGCAAGAACCTGGTACCAACTGTTTTCTGTCTGTCCCACAGATCCAGGCATGTCTGCGAAAAAACAGCCCAAACCCAGACAGCCTGGTGAGTCACAGTCTTCTCATCCTGGAGCTCCTCAGAGTTCTGCCAGCACGTAGCAGCCTCGGTTCCTCTCTCCTAATGcagaattatttattttttgtgcaacATACTGTATCTtctgatactttttttttttcctcatgaaTTTTCATAGATGTTTAACAAACAAGCTCCTCACTCAGCCATAGAAAACTTTTTCTTGACCACTCTGCTATAAACTGAGcaaaaattatttttgtttcacttACTTCTGTGGTTGACCTCTAACCAGATGAAGTTGGACGTTGTCCCCATCATCTCCTCAATTAGTTCTTTTGCTGATGTGACTTTtagcagggttttttttttttaagtttaagttcAACAAGCCTTACTCATGTCTCCGATGACACAATGTAAGATGattgaaatatattttgttttgtgaCTGTGTGAGCTCTGTGAAACCAGCTAAAGCAAATCGTGGTATAATTTACCATACGCTAGACTAAACAGATGTTTAACTgtacattacaactttattcttgtaaaatCATGATTTCCTTCTCATAATGTTTgatataatttttttcttcaaacattCATTATGTTCCATATACACATAAAATTACACAGTTTTAATTTGATGTAAATGGCAATTTGGATATATTAGTTTCATTGATTTTATGGGTGTGCGTACAGTTGAAGCTGGAGACGGTGCAAAAGAAAATTATAACTTTATTGAAAACAGGCGAAAAATAGAACAATTAAGTTCTATTttatgctattttttttttcaattctctTCCAGGCTTGTTCAGttaaaataaacatgttaaCCATTGGTCATTTATCGTCACGTTTTTTTCAATTCCCACATAAAAAAAAGGCaacattttactttttcttcttttccgcTTTCTCTCCTTTTGGCACTCTGAAGCGTGTCTTCTGGAAATACAGAAGGTTTTTGGCAAAAATCCTGGGAATATGGCCCATGTACAGGAGCAGGGCCAGAGTCATGCCTAGGAAACAGGATTTCATTGTGAACGCTTCAACAACCGACAGCACTCATGcaccatacctgccaacactcccgatttaagcgggagtctcccgattttcaaccatttctcccgccctgctcccgatttgtaatttctcccgcttatctcccgattttaaagtgaaatgagtcaatggtgtttcgcgtgtcggggttcctgcatggatgtattatattaacgggttcctgacaaacctggcaacccaacccaaaagcactgcctacgtccaagctccgccccttggagctgctgcgatacgtcaacgtcgccgccatattggatgtggcaagactgcgctgtaaactaatacaagtgaatggacttattttcataaagcgcctttctacaaagaaatgtacgttttacgtctcatttattcattcacacacgcactaatatacttgggaaacagttaggcaccaaatataatatgtttaattttctcagatggcaaaaataagaactttattgatcccacagtaattcatgttatatcagctatagagaacaaggtagtgccgaaaaacaatatatcccccctcacaaaaacaagaaaaatagagaaatatattctctcatcagcaaagcattacataaacatattttaaaaatttcaagttacaaaataacatatttgaaccatttttcagattttttcagttattttattgtttggaaaatggttaaaatatgttattttgttatttgaaaatttgaaaatttgttttgtttgagaaaatgctttggaaaaaaagctgagggaagagttggtggagtatcaagtcatagcaagcaaggatctcccacaggaagagagagttgaaggttctggggccttctagggaaagaggagatGTTTACAAATCtgacatcactgatgaaggcaatGGTCTGCATCTCTCACAGCAATGCAAGCTCAGAGAGGTCATTCAGCATGGTGGAAAAGATCCTCACAGGAAACgcaatgagtatggataattctactctttgcgcactCCTTTTATTGCAGGAttaaccataccagccctggccacaagtatgtaccctccaagaaagtgattgaagctgcaaagtctgacaccttcaattacaacaggtccttgggggacaaagggaacctggaaaattctacaaatattgtattttattgttattaatactaaacttaATTGGCTCGaagaaggctgtagaatcattttgggaggtacattttagcacatttcattgtagctatggatttaaagctcattaaaagtcgccttgtttatatcagggtggggatgttgtgagtggagcgttccaaccgctaccccagaaaatctccctctttttcacagcccaatgttggcaggtatgctcATGCACACACGCTCTATTTAATGTCATTTACCCGTGAGAGAGCTCAGCCAGTAGGCAACCGCATACTCTGCAAACGTAAATCCAGGACAGTTGAAGGTGAGTCCGTATGCCAAAGATGGATTCATGTAGGCTGAGGTGTATCCTCTGGCTGGAAAACAGATTTGGTGTGTGAGATTTGTATTCGCTCTTTATAACTTAAGGCTATGTGAAGAAAGAGGCCAAAAATTAGTGTAACGGTTTAACACAATGAGTAAAAAGTGTCAATTTGTtcatagaaaaaaataatacacattAAAGACATTCTGAAAAATAAAGCAGAAGATAAAGTACAATGAAGTgctttttaatgttattgtggGATGAGTTCACCTGATACTTACCAGTGTGGGACAAGAACGTGAGGAGGACAGCGATCAGGGGAACTCGGATCAGAGCTGATCTGTGTCGCAGGCTCAAGATGATGAGATGAAAAATAAGTGCACAGGCAAACTCGGTAAAGAATCCCTGAAGCACAGGGACCATGAGGGATGTGCTGCACTCCCTGATCATCAGGTTTTTGATCATGTGCATGTCTGTCAGCTCCAGCCTCCAGTAGTACAAAGCTGTCAGAAAGCCCACGTGAGCCCCAGCAAACTGGGCTGCGAGTGCAAGGAGCATGGCCAGGGTGCTGGCTTCAAGCTGCAGGAACTTCTGCACAACCAGGCTGGGATTCCCTGATGCTCCACCACAAATCACACCATGAGTCAGCAACAACACAAACAGCATCGTTGCAGCCACATCTGGCCCCAAGCCCCCAGCCCACTCGCCCACCTCTACTATGGTCTGCACCTCCAGCCGACATGCCACCAGCATGAAAGAGGAGGCAAATTCAGAAATGAAGCTAAACCGTGGCCATTTTCTGAGGAGCGCTCGAACCAAGGCGGAAAAAATCACAACAGCCACGAAGTATCCAAGAGATGCATTCAGTCCAGACATGGCTCAGATCAGGTTCCTGCACAAATCATGAAATTGGTTAGGGGGGCTCACACACCAACTGTGCTTACTGTTTGACAACGTGGCACATGCACTGACTCATTGCTTATCAGAGACACGTCAGGTTTTATCCCACAACCACCTGCCAAAATACACATAGGCCTTTGCAGTCATACTGGGAGCTGCCCTTCTCTGGGGGGTCATTTGTAATTGTATAAaacttttagtttagttttctcATTATAGAGAACAATCGAAATTGCCAACCCAATTTCCAAAATCGAAAACTGAATAAAGGAGAAGAGCTAAAGGAAGAGGACGAAAAGAATATACAGAATGAAATGTTTGTTGCGCAATTAGGTCAAATTTAGACAAGCTATGTAGTAAGGCTTTTTCatttaattacattatttaaaATACACATATCTTTGCtcatatttcatttatttagtttatttctcttttaaatAGCTCTTAAACTATTTTGTTTTCAATGTGATGTGTAGATACTAGATACTAAAGCGCAGAAATAAAATGCAATCCCATTATGAGCACAAACAGTCAAGGTCAGAAATGAGAGGTGTTGTAAAATAACAGACCGTCATCACAGAAGTATTATTCAATTTCTTCATTTTGATCACTACACCTCCAAAATCatgctgtatttttttaaaccttgaAATTATTCACTTAGACTCTTAACTTTAAACCACTATGAGCAGAGTTTTAAAGACTGGCTCAAACAGGAGCTGTTACATGCTATGTTTGTAGTATATTAATAGCTCAGTATATTGTTTGATCTGGGTGGGCCTTTATCAAAATGCATCACCTTTTTAATGATTACCAAGAGTTTAAGTCTCTACAGTTCCTTATTTTTTACAAGAAGCAGAGTTTAGTAGTCTAAGTTACAAGGTCCACCTATGTTGTTTGAATGTTTTCTCCCTTAAAATACACCCACCAACCACTTTGTTGGGTACACCTTCCTAGTACCGGATTCAACAAGGTTCTGGAAACATAGAGTTTGATCCATATTGATATGatagcatcacgcagttgctgcagatttgtcaatTGCATACCCATGATGGGTGTGCAATTGACAGTTTGAGATGATTTGAGCATTGTGGCAAGGTGCATTATCTGGCTGGACGAAACCATGAGAAGATGAgaacactgtggtcataaagggaggGACTTGGCCAACAACAACACACAGGGAGGAGGAGGCATTTAAGCAATGGTTAGTTGATACTAAGGGCCCCAATTTATGCCAAGAAAACATCCTCCACACCATTACGCCACCACATACAACCTGAAGCTTTGTCAAAAGAAAGGATAGATTGAGTTTTCATGTTCCTTATATGaaattctgaccctaccatcTTAGATTTGCAGCTGAAattgagactcatcagaccaggaaAATTTTCAATCTTCTATGGTATAATTTTTGGTGAGTCTGACTTTTACGCCGTTTGTTGTTCTTATCTGACAGGAATGACACTTGGTGTGATATTATACTGCTGTAGCCACTCTAATTCAAGGTTTGACAtattgtgcattcagagatggtTTTCTGCATACCTCAGTTGTGACAAGTGGCTCTCTGAGTTGTCTCTCCATCATCTCATACCAATCTGCCCGTTCAAGTCTGACTTCTGACATCACCAAGGCATTTTTGCCTTGGGTTGGGTTCcagctcactggatattttctcttttacaGATCATTCTCTGTAAACTCTGAAAATGATTACCTTGACATGGATGCC encodes:
- the rpp21 gene encoding ribonuclease P protein subunit p21 → MAVNLKDKDAYQRLNYLYQAAHCVLSQNPNNVELARFYCFTQKTIARRLVLRQDPSVKRTLCKKCCSLLIPGVTATTRQRRKNRKTRFTVLRCLSCSQRKTLLNNPDYCLWAEQPEAQLEQQKQQKQPDPGMSAKKQPKPRQPGESQSSHPGAPQSSAST
- the aqp12 gene encoding aquaporin 12 gives rise to the protein MSGLNASLGYFVAVVIFSALVRALLRKWPRFSFISEFASSFMLVACRLEVQTIVEVGEWAGGLGPDVAATMLFVLLLTHGVICGGASGNPSLVVQKFLQLEASTLAMLLALAAQFAGAHVGFLTALYYWRLELTDMHMIKNLMIRECSTSLMVPVLQGFFTEFACALIFHLIILSLRHRSALIRVPLIAVLLTFLSHTARGYTSAYMNPSLAYGLTFNCPGFTFAEYAVAYWLSSLTGMTLALLLYMGHIPRIFAKNLLYFQKTRFRVPKGEKAEKKKK